Within Solirubrobacterales bacterium, the genomic segment GCCCGTCCTCCCTGATGGTCTTCAGGTCGACCAGTCCAAGCCCCGCGATCTCCTCTTCACCGAGCTGGTACGAGTGGCCGAGAAGCTGGTAGCCGCCACAGACCGCAAGGATCGAGGTTCCGCGTTCATGGGCGGCGCGCATGGCATCCCGCTTGGTCCGGTTGAGATCACCGGCAACCGCTTTCTGGTCCCGGTCCTGGCCACCGCCGATATAGATCAGTTCGTGAGCGGCAGGATCGAACCCCTCCCCGGTTCCGGCCGTTTCGAGCTCGAAACCGATGCCGCGCCACTCGCAGCGTCGGCGGAGAAAGAGAAGGTTGCCCCGGTCGGCGTAGATGTTCATCTGTTCCGGATAAAGACTCAGCAGGCGGAGCACCATCCATGGATTCTACGTCGCAGGGTCGGGGCTGCGGGCGATGGCGATCGTTGAGGCAACGTGCTCGCCGGTTGCTGCCAACGGGATCATCCGGTCAACCACGAGCCCGCCTGCTTCCAGCTCGGAGCGGAACCGGTCCGCCGGAAGCCGGTCGAATCGGGTGACCATGCTGCTCGTGACGGATCTTCCGGCCGGCGAGGTTCTGGAGCGGATCCGGGTCACCTCGACCCTTTCCTCACGGGACTCGATCGAGACCGGACGGCTTTCGTAGGTCCAACCGCCGGAGCGGAACCGATCCGGGGAAAGATCCAGCTCGAACGAGTCCTGGGGGAGATCGGGGCAGAAGGCGAACGCAGCCACCCCGCTCGGGGAGAGTCGCCTCCTCACCTGACTGATCAGGGTGTGACGTCCCCTGTTGCCACCGAGGATCTGGATCAGCTGCTGGGGGGCCAGGATCCGGTCGAACTGCCGCGGGTCGAGGTCCGTCCGGTCAAGCTCCAGGACATCGCCGATGACCACGCGGGTGTCCGGAGAGACTGCCAGACGCCGGAAATCGGACCCGGTTCCGGGATCCCGTTCGATCCCGATGATCCGGCATCCGGATCGGCTGAGAA encodes:
- a CDS encoding glutamine amidotransferase, giving the protein MVLRLLSLYPEQMNIYADRGNLLFLRRRCEWRGIGFELETAGTGEGFDPAAHELIYIGGGQDRDQKAVAGDLNRTKRDAMRAAHERGTSILAVCGGYQLLGHSYQLGEEEIAGLGLVDLKTIREDGPRLVGPVSIEVNLDGEARTVAGFENHAGRTELGTDATAFGRVLRGHGNNGRDRLEGVRSRNLIGTYLHGPLLPKNSWLADHLIETALELRSGSPVELEPLDDDLEQAAHRSALAAAEAG
- a CDS encoding class I SAM-dependent methyltransferase — translated: MPVVPPPDPWLSENSVWQLIESGSYRIDLPAWARICEGNRTVLDLGCGYGRVAHFLSRSGCRIIGIERDPGTGSDFRRLAVSPDTRVVIGDVLELDRTDLDPRQFDRILAPQQLIQILGGNRGRHTLISQVRRRLSPSGVAAFAFCPDLPQDSFELDLSPDRFRSGGWTYESRPVSIESREERVEVTRIRSRTSPAGRSVTSSMVTRFDRLPADRFRSELEAGGLVVDRMIPLAATGEHVASTIAIARSPDPAT